In Nocardioides dokdonensis FR1436, the following are encoded in one genomic region:
- a CDS encoding NAD-dependent epimerase/dehydratase family protein, whose translation MKVLLTGSAGFIGGAIGDRLEASGDEVVRVDLMLPMAHGSVTAPSGTHQLDVRDADSWPALLDGVDVVCHQAAMVGAGVTVSDLPLYAAHNDLGTAVLLAAMHEAGVHRLIQASSMVVYGEGRYTCPTHGDQVPPPRPREALEAGRFGNPCPVCGEPLGWALVDEDARLEPRSSYAASKVAQEHYATAWVRQADAAAVSLRYHNVYGPGMPRDTPYSGVAAMFRSSLERGEAPKVYEDGAQMRDFVHVDDVARANVAALRAVLEAPQGHHRAYNVASGHPVGIRDVATLVARGTGSDLEPEVTGGYRLGDVRHIVASPQRAADELGFTATVHPDVGLAAFATAPLRA comes from the coding sequence GTGAAGGTCCTGCTCACCGGCTCGGCCGGGTTCATCGGCGGCGCCATCGGCGACCGGCTCGAGGCGTCGGGCGACGAGGTGGTGCGCGTCGACCTGATGCTGCCGATGGCGCACGGATCCGTCACCGCGCCGTCCGGCACCCACCAGCTCGACGTCCGCGACGCCGACTCCTGGCCGGCCCTGCTCGACGGCGTCGACGTGGTGTGCCACCAGGCCGCGATGGTCGGCGCCGGTGTCACCGTCTCCGACCTGCCGCTGTACGCCGCCCACAACGATCTCGGCACCGCCGTGCTGCTGGCCGCGATGCACGAGGCCGGCGTGCACCGGCTGATCCAGGCCTCGAGCATGGTCGTCTACGGCGAGGGCCGCTACACCTGCCCCACGCACGGCGACCAGGTGCCGCCGCCGCGTCCTCGCGAGGCCCTCGAGGCCGGCCGGTTCGGCAACCCCTGCCCGGTGTGCGGCGAGCCGCTGGGCTGGGCGCTCGTCGACGAGGACGCCCGCCTGGAGCCGCGCTCCAGCTACGCCGCCAGCAAGGTCGCGCAGGAGCACTACGCGACCGCGTGGGTGCGCCAGGCCGACGCCGCCGCGGTGTCGCTGCGCTACCACAACGTCTACGGGCCCGGCATGCCCCGCGACACGCCGTACTCCGGGGTCGCGGCGATGTTCCGCTCCTCGTTGGAGCGCGGCGAGGCGCCGAAGGTCTACGAGGACGGCGCGCAGATGCGCGACTTCGTGCACGTCGACGACGTCGCCCGGGCCAACGTGGCGGCGCTGCGAGCGGTGCTCGAGGCGCCCCAGGGCCACCACCGCGCCTACAACGTCGCCTCCGGGCACCCCGTGGGCATCCGCGACGTCGCGACCCTGGTCGCCCGCGGCACCGGCAGCGACCTGGAGCCTGAGGTGACCGGCGGCTACCGCCTCGGCGACGTCCGGCACATCGTGGCGTCCCCGCAGCGGGCCGCCGACGAGCTGGGCTTCACCGCCACGGTGCACCCCGACGTCGGCCTGGCCGCCTTCGCCACCGCCCCCCTGCGAGCCTGA
- a CDS encoding glycosyltransferase family 2 protein, with amino-acid sequence MAVADLVLPCRDEAPALEALLPLIPEEFSVIVVDNGSRDATAEVAQRLGAQVVRESVPGYGAAVHTGLMAATHEYVAFMDGDGSFDPAELLALLDDVASGRADVAVGRRRPVARGVWPWHARMGNALIVAWLRRRIAMDAHDIAPMRVARRQALIDLGVEDRRFGYPVELLQKLTLAGWRVSERDIGYHPRAEGTRSKVSGSVKGTVRTARDFWRVLS; translated from the coding sequence ATGGCTGTCGCTGATCTCGTCCTGCCCTGCCGCGACGAGGCACCCGCCCTCGAGGCACTGCTCCCGCTCATCCCGGAGGAGTTCTCGGTGATCGTCGTCGACAACGGCTCGCGCGACGCCACGGCCGAGGTGGCACAGCGGCTGGGTGCGCAGGTGGTCCGCGAGAGCGTGCCGGGCTACGGGGCGGCCGTGCACACCGGCCTGATGGCCGCCACCCACGAGTACGTCGCGTTCATGGACGGCGACGGCAGCTTCGACCCCGCGGAGCTGCTGGCGCTGCTCGACGACGTCGCGTCGGGCCGCGCCGACGTCGCAGTGGGTCGCCGGCGCCCGGTGGCACGAGGGGTGTGGCCCTGGCACGCCCGGATGGGCAATGCTCTCATCGTCGCCTGGTTGAGACGGAGGATCGCGATGGACGCGCACGACATCGCCCCCATGCGGGTGGCCCGTCGCCAGGCCCTGATCGACCTCGGGGTCGAGGACCGCCGCTTCGGCTACCCCGTCGAGCTGCTGCAGAAGCTCACCCTCGCCGGCTGGCGGGTCTCCGAGCGCGACATCGGCTACCACCCGCGGGCCGAGGGCACCCGGTCGAAGGTCTCGGGGTCCGTCAAGGGCACCGTGCGCACCGCCCGCGACTTCTGGCGGGTGCTCTCGTGA
- a CDS encoding TIGR04282 family arsenosugar biosynthesis glycosyltransferase yields MTPPRMLPRMLVVAKAPVAGKVKTRLGADIGLEAAAEVAAACLLDTLAACTEAVGAKHCHLDLAGDLADGVRADELVAASAGWTTSPQRGDGFDERLAHAHASVAATGPGPVVQVGMDTPQVTPALLLDAAAGLADHDAVLGPADDGGWWVLALRDPLAAQALVGVEMSTPTTYDDTRAALEAAGLRVGSTATLLDVDTVADAEALLADAAPGARFAASWKVLVPR; encoded by the coding sequence GTGACCCCTCCCCGGATGCTGCCCCGGATGCTGGTCGTCGCGAAGGCGCCCGTGGCCGGGAAGGTCAAGACCCGCCTGGGGGCCGACATCGGGCTCGAGGCGGCCGCCGAGGTGGCCGCCGCCTGCCTCCTGGACACCCTCGCCGCGTGCACCGAGGCCGTCGGCGCCAAGCACTGCCACCTCGACCTGGCCGGTGACCTCGCCGACGGCGTGCGCGCCGACGAGCTCGTGGCCGCGAGCGCCGGCTGGACCACCAGCCCGCAGCGCGGCGACGGCTTCGACGAGCGCCTGGCCCACGCCCACGCGTCGGTGGCCGCCACCGGCCCGGGCCCGGTCGTGCAGGTCGGCATGGACACCCCGCAGGTGACGCCCGCCCTGCTCCTCGACGCCGCCGCCGGGCTCGCCGACCACGACGCCGTCCTGGGCCCCGCCGACGACGGCGGCTGGTGGGTGCTCGCGCTGCGGGACCCGCTCGCCGCGCAGGCGCTGGTCGGGGTCGAGATGTCCACGCCGACGACGTACGACGACACCCGCGCCGCGCTCGAGGCCGCGGGCCTGCGGGTCGGCAGCACCGCCACCCTGCTCGACGTCGACACCGTCGCCGACGCCGAGGCCCTCCTGGCCGACGCCGCGCCCGGCGCCCGGTTCGCCGCCTCGTGGAAGGTGCTGGTGCCCCGATGA
- a CDS encoding class I SAM-dependent methyltransferase, whose protein sequence is MIQRDEPFSTVFARALQGIPCRVVGLDDGPSVLPMGEWTREADEQDLAVLAHCSGPTLDIGCGPGRMTASLARMGHQVLGIDVVPEAVEQTRQRGVPALLRDLYDALPDEGRWETVLLADGNVGIGGDPVALLRRSRELLGSFGRVVVEVAAPGTALSTRWVTLEAGEARSRPFRWSVVGADDIATVAAKAGLGVTTCTGVGSGDRWVSVLQVRG, encoded by the coding sequence ATGATCCAGCGCGACGAACCGTTCTCGACCGTCTTCGCCCGTGCCCTGCAGGGCATCCCGTGCCGGGTCGTCGGCCTCGACGACGGGCCCTCCGTCCTGCCGATGGGGGAGTGGACCCGCGAGGCGGACGAGCAGGACCTCGCCGTGCTGGCGCACTGCAGCGGCCCCACCCTCGACATCGGGTGCGGCCCCGGCCGGATGACCGCGAGCCTGGCCCGGATGGGCCACCAGGTCCTCGGGATCGACGTGGTCCCCGAGGCCGTCGAGCAGACCCGGCAGCGCGGGGTCCCGGCGCTGCTGCGCGACCTCTACGACGCCCTGCCCGACGAGGGGCGCTGGGAGACCGTGCTCCTGGCCGACGGCAACGTCGGCATCGGCGGCGACCCGGTGGCGCTGCTGCGACGCTCGCGCGAGCTCCTCGGGAGCTTCGGCCGCGTCGTGGTCGAGGTCGCGGCGCCCGGGACGGCGCTGAGCACCCGGTGGGTCACCCTCGAGGCCGGCGAGGCGCGCAGCCGTCCCTTCCGCTGGTCGGTGGTCGGGGCCGACGACATCGCGACCGTCGCCGCCAAGGCCGGTCTGGGAGTGACGACCTGCACCGGCGTGGGCAGCGGCGACCGCTGGGTCTCCGTGCTGCAGGTGCGCGGATGA
- a CDS encoding molybdopterin-dependent oxidoreductase, whose amino-acid sequence MSASLRLPDERSFSTRLRSAAVAARVGTVLGVCFALAFLTGLVSHYAQNPTQPVPFPTSPAWGYRLTQGLHIISGTAAVPLLLVKLWTVYPLLLARPSLRLRRLAVELAERLSILLLVGAALFLLVTGLQNISHWYPWAFSFRSTHYAMAWIAIGSLVLHVAVKLPLVRHALTHDVDDTTLDRPGAAEPGAAEPGAAEPAAAGPGALGRRGLLRATWLATGAVVLATAGSTVPFLRWVSVLAVRSGEGPQGVPVNKTAEDAGVTEAAQDPAYRLEVVHGERSVSLDRDDLLALPQRSEELPIACVEGWSASGTWSGVRLRDLLDLVEAPQDVEVVLTSLQESGPFRVTLLQSGFVDDDRTLVALGLAGSPLDLDHGYPARLIAPNRPGVLQTKWLSRIEVRT is encoded by the coding sequence ATGAGCGCATCACTGCGGCTGCCCGACGAACGCTCCTTCTCGACCCGGCTGCGCAGTGCCGCGGTCGCGGCCCGGGTCGGCACCGTGCTGGGCGTGTGCTTCGCGCTGGCCTTCCTGACCGGGCTGGTCAGCCACTACGCCCAGAACCCCACCCAGCCGGTCCCGTTCCCGACCAGTCCCGCGTGGGGCTACCGACTCACCCAGGGGCTGCACATCATCAGCGGCACCGCCGCGGTGCCGCTGCTCCTGGTCAAGCTCTGGACCGTCTACCCGCTGCTGCTGGCCCGCCCGTCCCTGCGCCTGCGCCGCCTCGCGGTCGAGCTCGCCGAGCGGCTCTCGATCCTCCTGCTCGTCGGCGCCGCGCTGTTCCTGCTGGTCACCGGGCTGCAGAACATCAGCCACTGGTACCCCTGGGCGTTCTCCTTCCGCTCCACCCACTACGCGATGGCCTGGATCGCGATCGGATCGCTGGTCCTGCACGTCGCGGTCAAGCTGCCGCTGGTGCGGCACGCGCTGACCCACGACGTCGACGACACCACCCTCGACCGGCCCGGCGCGGCCGAGCCGGGCGCGGCCGAGCCGGGCGCGGCCGAGCCGGCTGCGGCCGGACCCGGTGCCCTGGGCCGCCGCGGCCTCCTGCGGGCGACGTGGCTGGCCACCGGCGCGGTGGTGCTCGCGACCGCAGGGTCGACGGTGCCGTTCCTGCGCTGGGTCTCCGTCCTGGCGGTGCGCTCGGGCGAGGGCCCGCAGGGCGTGCCGGTCAACAAGACCGCCGAAGACGCCGGGGTCACCGAGGCCGCACAGGACCCGGCGTACCGCCTCGAGGTGGTGCACGGCGAGCGCAGCGTCTCCTTGGACCGCGACGACCTCCTGGCCCTGCCGCAGCGCAGCGAGGAGCTGCCGATCGCCTGCGTCGAGGGCTGGAGCGCCTCCGGCACCTGGAGCGGCGTCCGGCTGCGCGACCTCCTCGACCTGGTCGAGGCCCCCCAGGACGTCGAGGTGGTCCTCACCTCGCTGCAGGAGTCGGGGCCGTTCCGGGTGACGCTGCTGCAGAGCGGCTTCGTCGACGACGACCGGACCCTGGTGGCGCTGGGCCTGGCCGGGTCGCCGCTCGACCTCGACCACGGCTACCCGGCCCGCCTGATCGCACCCAACCGACCCGGCGTGCTGCAGACCAAGTGGCTGAGCCGCATCGAGGTGCGGACGTGA